A DNA window from Naumovozyma dairenensis CBS 421 chromosome 8, complete genome contains the following coding sequences:
- the RPL3 gene encoding 60S ribosomal protein uL3 (similar to Saccharomyces cerevisiae RPL3 (YOR063W); ancestral locus Anc_5.664) — translation MSHRKFEQPRHGHLGFLPRKRAVSIRGRVKSFPKDDQSKPVALTSFLGYKAGMTTIVRDLDRPGSKFHKREIVEAVSVVDTPALVVVGVVGYVETPRGLRSLTTVWAEHLSDEVKRRFYKNWYKSKKKAFTKYSAKYAQDGAEIERELARISKYASVVRVLVHTQIRKTPLAQKKAHLAEIQLNGGSIAEKVQWAREHFEKTVSVDSVFEQNEMIDVVAVTKGHGFEGVTHRWGTKKLPRKTHRGLRKVACIGAWHPAHVMWTVARAGQRGYHHRTSINHKVYRVGKGEDESNGSTSFDRTKKTITPMGGFVSYGEVKNDFVMVKGSIPGTRKRVVTLRKSLYTNTSRKAVEEVSLKWIDTASKFGKGRFQTAAEKHAFMGTLKKDL, via the coding sequence atgTCTCACAGAAAGTTCGAACAACCACGTCACGGTCATTTAGGTTTCTTGCCAAGAAAGAGAGCTGTCTCCATCAGAGGTAGAGTTAAGTCTTTCCCAAAAGATGACCAATCTAAGCCAGTTGCTTTAACTTCCTTCTTAGGTTACAAAGCTGGTATGACTACTATTGTTAGAGATTTGGACAGACCAGGTTCTAAATTCCACAAGCGTGAAATTGTCGAAGCTGTCTCCGTCGTTGACACTCCAGCTTTAGTCGTTGTCGGTGTTGTCGGTTACGTTGAAACTCCAAGAGGTTTGAGATCTTTGACTACCGTCTGGGCTGAACATTTGTCCGATGAAGTTAAGAGAAGATTCTACAAGAACTGGTACAAGTCTAAGAAGAAGGCTTTCACCAAGTACTCTGCTAAATACGCTCAAGATGGTGCTGAAATCGAAAGAGAATTAGCTAGAATCTCCAAGTACGCTTCCGTCGTTAGAGTTTTGGTTCACACTCAAATTAGAAAGACTCCATTAGCTCAAAAGAAGGCTCACTTAGCTGAAATCCAATTGAACGGTGGTTCCATCGCTGAAAAGGTTCAATGGGCTCGTGAACATTTCGAAAAGACTGTTTCTGTTGACTCTGTCTTTgaacaaaatgaaatgattgatgttgttgctgtCACCAAGGGTCATGGTTTCGAAGGTGTTACCCACAGATGGGGTACCAAGAAATTACCAAGAAAGACTCACAGAGGTTTAAGAAAGGTTGCTTGTATTGGTGCTTGGCATCCAGCCCACGTTATGTGGACTGTTGCTAGAGCTGGTCAAAGAGGTTACCATCACAGAACTTCTATTAACCACAAGGTTTACAGAGTTGGTAAGGGTGAAGATGAATCTAACGGTTCCACTTCTTTCGACAGAACCAAGAAGACTATTACCCCAATGGGTGGTTTCGTCTCTTACGGTGAAGTTAAGAACGATTTCGTTATGGTTAAGGGTTCTATTCCAGGTACCAGAAAGAGAGTTGTTACTTTGAGAAAATCTTTGTACACTAACACCTCCAGAAAGGCTGTCGAAGAAGTTTCCTTGAAATGGATCGATACCGCTTCTAAGTTCGGTAAGGGTAGATTCCAAACTGCTGCTGAAAAGCACGCTTTCATGGGTACTTTGAAGAAGGACTTataa